A region from the Triticum urartu cultivar G1812 chromosome 1, Tu2.1, whole genome shotgun sequence genome encodes:
- the LOC125519642 gene encoding uncharacterized protein LOC125519642 — MFFFFVGGVEQGAGRVLKEAAGRCVRCGGAADLVETEKVLKLFFVPAWRWPGKDPAYLCRDCGLLAPGSHGAGGGELLPRAGAGQCGACSRAVDPQFRFCPFCGSAL, encoded by the coding sequence ATGTTCTTCTTCTTCGTAGGCGGCGTGGAGCAGGGCGCGGGGCGGGTGCTCAAGGAGGCGGCCGGGCGGTGCGTGCGCTGCGGCGGCGCGGCCGACCTGGTGGAGACCGAGAAGGTGCTCAAGCTCTTCTTCGTCCCCGCGTGGCGGTGGCCGGGCAAGGACCCCGCCTACCTCTGCCGCGACTGCGGCCTCCTCGCGCCGGGGTCCCAcggcgccggcggcggggagctccTCCCCCGCGCGGGGGCGGGGCAGTGCGGCGCGTGCAGCCGCGCCGTCGACCCGCAGTTCCGCTTCTGCCCCTTCTGCGGCTCCGCGCTGTGA
- the LOC125519631 gene encoding uncharacterized protein LOC125519631, whose protein sequence is METSVIVVSVVVGFFGVGSAVLGLIAEGTKLEPNDISMSRTECVYPANPAFALGLVAALLLLAAQITVSAAGRCCGCCKPRGAAFSASRRNIGVVFAVLSWVATVIAEIYFVQGAAWNAPVTREVNTGCYFVRDGVFRRAAILSIIATVLGIKSYFLLRAAAATATATAAAAAPGYPGAVAGPSSAGEPKSDGIAMGHPAPMYGQAPYAHYPPPPNAQGYGQYPPPPNAQGYGGQYPPPAQGYGQFHPAAPPQGQGYGQAV, encoded by the exons ATGGAGACGAGCGTGATCGTCGTGTCCGTCGTGGTGGGATTCTTTGGGGTCGGAAGCGCCGTGCTGGGGCTCATCGCCGAGGGCACCAAGCTCGAG CCGAATGACATCTCGATGTCCAGGACCGAGTGCGTGTACCCCGCCAACCCGGCGTTCGCGCTGGGGCTGGTCGCGGCGCTCCTGCTGCTGGCGGCCCAGATCACCGTCTCGGCCGCCGGCCGCTGCTGCGGCTGCTGCAAGCCCCGGGGCGCCGCCTTCTCCGCGTCCAGGCGCAACATCGGCGTCGTCTTCGCCGTCCTCTCATG GGTGGCGACGGTGATCGCGGAGATCTACTTCGTGCAGGGCGCGGCGTGGAACGCGCCGGTGACGCGCGAGGTCAACACGGGGTGCTACTTCGTCAGGGACGGCGTGTTCAGGAGGGCGGCCATCCTGAGCATCATCGCCACCGTGCTCGGGATCAAATCCTACTTCCTGCTTCGCGCCGCCGCGGCCACGGCCACGGCAACGGCAGCGGCTGCTGCGCCGGGATACCCGGGGGCCGTGGCGGGGCCGTCGTCGGCGGGCGAGCCCAAGTCCGACGGCATCGCGATGGGCCACCCTGCTCCGATGTACGGGCAGGCGCCGTACGCGCACTACCCTCCGCCTCCGAACGCGCAGGGATACGGGCAGTACCCTCCCCCTCCAAACGCGCAGGGGTATGGAGGACAGTACCCTCCTCCTGCTCAGGGGTACGGACAGTTCCACCCCGCTGCTCCCCCTCAGGGTCAAGGATACGGGCAAGCCGTGTAG